The Salvelinus alpinus chromosome 10, SLU_Salpinus.1, whole genome shotgun sequence genome includes the window CTCCCTTAAAATACCTTCGCTTGAAAAATTAGAAAGAAGTGGAAATATTACTGTTTGTACCTCTTGAGACGCCATAGTcaatacacttcctcaaaatagtctcaATTAATTTAAGAGAAATCTGTAAATCATTTTGCGTTTTTGCTGAGGAGGTCTTAGttgtgcaattttacatctaagatttttggtgcagtatttcttaaCATCTGCATGAAAACtagtcgtctctcgttgaatgacaacaagcACTTCATTGAAGATTCCATATTGTTGACCAACTaccgacgaaggggcgtagacttcggctacggAACTTTGACTAGCCTCAAGAAAAACATGTGTGATGAACAGCCGGGGGAAAAACGCTGCCGAACAACCAAAACGTCACAGAATTTCATCATAATATATGCGCGATCTGTTTCGATTTGGAATTATATCGTAAGCTTTAAACTCATATCGAGTTTGAGTTGAAGAAGAAAAAGTTAACCTTTTTAAAGTACATTTGATCATACACATTGATTGCAGAAGCAGGTAGACAGTAGCCTGCAACATTTCTACTTTCCTTGTTTCCAAGTTACGCGAAGGGAAACATTGTGATTTGATTATGGCAGTTCAATGGTAACTTATTTTATCAGTCTAATTTTCATTTGGATAGAACCTAATTAAGTTATTTGAAAGGTAATATGCCCTGCTAGATTGTGTTTTAAAGTTGAATAAAAGCATTTATACTGTTCGATTATGCGCACATACAATAGTATACACTGTTACAATCTCTATTTTTCTACTGTAATTAAGGTGTGAAAACCTTCATTATCTAACATCTACAGTACATGCTGCTTTTCACGTGGATCatgtttattatatatatttttttctatccTTCAAGCCCAATAAATGGTGTCTCATTACCAAATCTAACCACCTGTCAACAACTGTTATTGTACTGTCTTCTTCAtcattacagtgccttcagaaagtattcacaccccttgactttttccccccaGAAATTGTGTtacatggattaaattgagagttttttttgtcactgacctatttttttttaaagtcacctttatttaaccaggtaggctagttgagaacaagttctcatttacaactgcgacctggccaagataaagcaaagcagttcgacacatacaacaacacagagttacacatggaataaacaaacatacagtcaataatacagtagaaaaagtctatatactgtgtgtgcaaattaggtaagataagggaggtaaagcaataaataggccatggtggcgaagtaattttaatataccaattaaacactggagtgatagatgtgcagaagagcAGTAACTGCACATTTGATCAAAAATtagttatttacatttttgatACATTGAATACATGCTTTATCATGTGGACAAATATCCTGCCTCCACTGTGTTGTTATACAACAGCACCTCCTGTTGGTGTGATACTAGTAATGCCTCCTTGGCTCCAGGCCAGTCACTGTATTTCACAATGTTAGTCTCCCAGCCAACTGCCCGTGGGTTTACCCTGATACATTTTCtgtcagggaggggagagagagactgatttgctgtgtgtgtgtttgtggagtaTGTGTTTGTGGTAGGACTGAACTTGGGTCAAGCCCTGAGAGCTCAGTAATGGAGTCGTCTACGACCACGGACGCTCTGAAAGTGAAGCTCAGCCACCTTATCCTGCTGGCCCTCTGTATCCCAGCCTGCACCGGACTCCCCGGAGGTGAGTCTCAGATCTGAGGATGTAAATTACTTTGGTGGTTCTTGGATCAGCCCTGTACCTTTCAAATACAGCACCACACGCTCCTGGCTATTCAATGCCCTGCTtgacttcctgtctgtctatctgtctttctGTCAGTCTGACTGTATTTGTGTACAGAGACTGTTTACAGCCTTGTGTGTGCAGTAATAGCAACTTTTCAACCACCCATGGTCTTCATTAGGATTCTTCTTCCTTTTCCTACTATTTGTACTCTGTTCCTGTGGAAGTTTGTTGGATGTCTATCAATTTAAAGTATATGTAGTGTAAGCAGTCATGTCCCGTCCTGGCAGCTCCAGTATTCCTGAGCACACAGGAGGCCAGTGGGGTGCTCCATCATCAGCGCTCGCGGCGTGCTAACAGCCTGCTGGAGGAGCTGAGACTGGGAGACCTGGAGAGAGAGTGTCTGGAGGAGCAATGTGGCTACGAGGAGGCACGGGAGATCTTCACCCTCCCTGAACAATTGGTGAGTGTAAACTGAATGATCAGATGGAATCTGGGGAGGTAGGTTCTCCATATTTGTCCCCGAACATTAGAATCTTTTTAAATTACCCCTCTCTCTTGTTTTATGCAGGAGGAGTTCTGGAAGAGCTACTCAGGTAGGTATCTTCAGGGGACTCAAAGCTACTCTCAACTTtaacttacagtaccagtcaaaagtttggacacacctactcattccaggggttttctttatttttactattttctacattgtagaataatagggaagacatcaaaactatgaaataacacatatggaatcatttagtaaccaaaaaagtgttaaaagctgtcatcaaggcaaagggtggcttctttgaagaatctaaaatatattttgatttgtttaacaccttttaggttactacatgattccatatgtgttatttcatagttttgatgtctacactattattctatcatgtagaaaatagtaaaaataaagaaaaaccctagaatgagtaggtgtgttcaacccttcgactggtactgtacatttagcCAAATCTACATATATTTCTCGTTGCTCATTATAATGGTTGTAATAATAATCTAATATTGTCTCTGTCTGTAGTGGTGGATCAGTGTGAGTCTGGCCCCTGCTTGAATGGGGCTACCTGTGTAGGTCAGGTGAACACCTACATCTGCATTTGTCTCCCTGGGTTTGATGGACGAAACTGTGGCCAAAGTAGGTACAACACACCTGTATTTGTCTGTCGAATCACTGAAATTGGCTCTTGGATCTTCTTCAATAATGGTTTCCATTTCTCTTGTCTCttggttcctgtctgtctctatctctacctccacAGCCTTGATGAACTCTTATGATGGTTGTCTGTACAGAAATGGGGGATGTGAGCACTTCTGCACAGAGTTTCCAGACCTGTCTCACCGTTGTCACTGTGCCCCTGGGTACAGCCTTGGCAATGACAGCATTAGCTGCATACCCCAAGGTCTGTATCACACTGGGCCAAACCCTAACAACTACAACTCCCAACAGCCCTGTGCTTCTTGAGGCCATCTCCATATAAGCACTTAATCTTCACCTTTTGTAGTCCTTCTCTTGCCTGTATTCTCTCTTTATCCTCAactcctaacctctctctctccctctctctctttctctttctttctctctctctttctctctctctctctctctctctctctctctctctctctctctctcgctctctcgctctctcgctctctcgctctctctctcgctctcttgctctctctcctcttagtTCCGTTTCCCTGTGGAAGAATTGTGAAAACGTTCAGGCCCGGGCCCCGAATTGTGAAAGGCACAATTTGTCCTAAGGGAGAGTGCCCATGGCAGGTATAGCATTGCACTGTAGTTATTGACTGACCAACACGTGGCTAGATCTAGATCTATGTCTGTCTCACACTCTCCACTCCCTCTGTCACTGCAGGTTATGCTGGAGTACATGAATGAATATAAATGTGGGGGGATCCTCTTGGCTCCACATTGGATCCTTACTGCTGCCCACTGCATGTGGCACACGACTGCCTCCCATTGGCAAGTCACAGTGGGTGAGTGGGCAAATGGTATTACAGTGTTCTCTCAACGCTCCCAGTATCTCACCTGCCACAAAACCCAATGCTACCCATCACCTCTGAGTGTTCACTGTCCACTGATTATGAGTTCCTCCCCCTTCAAGGTGAACACAATCGTGCGAAGAAGGAGGGCACGGAGCAGGTTCGGCGGGTGACGAGGATGCTGATCCACCCCCAATACAACCACACCTCCACGGATCGGGACCTGTCTCTGCTCTACCTCAAGAGGGAAGTAGTGCTTGGACCCTTCGTGGTGCCTGTGTGCCTGCCCGCCTTGGACGGCTCCTTCGGGCGCACGCTGGGGGCCATGCGCACCTCCGTGGTGAGTGGCTGGGGCCGCCTGGCTCAGTCGGGACCCCCGTCCACTCTGCTCCAGAGGCTGGAGGTTCCTCGGGTCCCCCTACAGGAGTGTCGCACCACAGGCCTCAATGTGACCAGTAACATGCTGTGTGCTGGGTTCAGGGACGGGAAAAAGGATGCGTGCCAGGGGGACAGTGGAGGGCCCCTGGTCACCCGCTACAAGAACACCTGGTTTCTGACGGGAGTGGTGAGCTGGGGTAAAGGGTGCGCCCAAGAGGACGTCTACGGAATCTATACCCGCGTCTCTAACTTCCTGGACTGGATCAATCAGACCATGGCGACCGGCTGAGTGGGAGTGTCCATTTAAAAACACCCCTCCAAAAAACACTGACAGATCTCCTCAAGGATGATGCTGGATAATAGCCAAGACACAATCCTGCTCCAAACTAGAATCTGGATTAAGAAATAAACTCTAAATATAATGATGACATTAATCTTTATAGTTTCTTAGACAAACCTAACATATATATTTTCTTTGATCCAATTATTAACGTCTGTGTTTGATGAAAATTACAGTTTATTCAGCCAGAAAAAATAAATAGTTATTTGAAAATAAAGTTGGATTGTTTTCCTCACTGATAAGAAACATAACACAACTTAGCGTGCATGTAGCCATGAGATCAGTGATGTAACTGGAAGAGTGGGAGGGGCTGTGAAAGGGAGGGAAGAGCCTGCATAGGGTCAATGACAGAGGAAGGTAAGCatgtgttaggggagggttagggCCCAAATCAGGATTTTGTCCAGACTTTGAACCTGTGGACTGAAAGGAACAGAGAGTGACAGTGTGCTTAGATATTCTGAGGACAGTCATCATGTGGCTTCATGTTCTCTGTCTTACATTAAGTTTCCACTGCTGTCATCCCGCCTCGGGTAAGTTAACTTACCCCTGcgtatgtgtttttgtgtgtgtgtgtgtttctaactTTAGTTTGTAAATATGCATTCATTTATGTacaatacatatctacctctgtCATCTTcctgtttgcttgtgtgtgtgcatgcagtttgtgtgtgtgtgtgtgtgtgtgtgtgtgtgtgtgtgtgtgtgtgtgtgtgtgtgtgtgtgtgtgtttgtgtgtgttttatgtgtgtgtttgtgcatatgtgtctatgtgtgtgtgtgtacaactcCCCTCTCCTCCGGTCTTGCAGTGTTCTTGGCGCGGGACCAGGCCCATGGCCTCCTCATCCGGCCTAAGCGTGCCAACACCGGCTGGTTCGAGGAGCTCAAAAGGGGGGACCTGGAGCGAGAATGCCTTGAAGAGAAGTGTTCCAAAGAGGAGGCGCGGGAAGTGTTTGAGCACGAACAGGCTACGGTCAGTGCCTGGTTGAACCACAATCTGATCATGAACAGACCATAGTCTGCATGTTAGGCAAAAAAAACAATAATGACTCTGAACATGATTCCTACCTAATATCCTCAGTGAATTGTCCCCATTCTCTTCCCTTAGGAGGAGTTCTGGAGAAACTACAATGGTGAGCTTCTGTACAGTGTGTCATTTCTACAGTCACAAATACCCAGACACCACGACCACTATATTTTAATCTTTTAACATCTTTGTTGATCATGAGATCCCAAATGTACACAAATGTTTTCATCCTTACAGTTCAAGACAGCTGCCAATCTGACCCCTGCCAGAACAAAGGAAGCTGCTCTAGCATATCAGCATCTTCTTACACCTGCCTGTGCCTGCCAGGCTTCAGTGGACGGAACTGCGAGCTAGGTAAGAGTTCTTGATGGGAGAAGTTTCTGTGGAAACTTTAGTTTCTAAGGTTTCTTTTCCCCATTTACTTACATAAACCCATTCTTTATGTCAGCATTCAAGGCCATTCCTGACTCCTGCTTGCATGAGAACGGGGGCTGTGAGCACTTCTGCGAGGAGGAGGGGGGCCGACGCAACTGTTCATGTGCGGACGGCTACTTCCTGGGGACTGATGGACAGCGTTGCCTGACACAAGGTTAGCAGTCACAGGCCATGTCAACGCTGTATGACCAGTTGTATTGTCATCATGTATGATGTTATCtgtggatgcatcccaaatggcatcctatgtcctatacactgagtgtacaaaacattaggaacactttcttaatattgagttgcatccccttttaccctcataacagcctcaattcgtcagggcatggattctacaaggtatCTAAAACGTTCCACAgaggcccatgttgattccaatgcttcccacaattgtgtcaagttggctggatgtcctttgggtggtggaccattcttgatacacacaggaaattgttgagcgtgaataacccagcagcgctgcagttcttgagacactcaaaccggtgcgcctggcacctactaccaaacctcgttcaaaggcatctaaatcttttgtcttgcccattcaccctctgaatggcatacaaacacaatccatgtctcaattgtctcaaggcttaaaaatccttctttaacctgtctccttcctttCATCTACACGGAatgaataagggatcataactttcacctggtcagtctgcagtatgtcatggaaagagcaagtgttcctaaagttttgtacactcagtgtatagtgtagtactttaacaaaagtagtgcactatataaggaaatagggtgccatttgggacgtaccctCTGGTTGTAGTATATACACCCTCTGGTTGTAGTATATACACCCTCTGGTTGTAGTATATACACCCTCTGGTTGTAGTATATACACCCTCTGGTTGTAGTATATACACCCTCTGGTTGTAGTATATACAATACATTCAGAACATcctcagacccctttactttttgtaacatttttgttacgttacagcctttttcctcatcaatctacacacaatacctcataatgacaaagcaaaaacaggtttttagaaatgtttgctaataaaaaaaaaaactgatatcacatttacaagtattcagaccctttactcagtattttgttgaagcacctttggtagtgattacagccttgagtcttcttgggtatgacgctacaagctaggcacatcaaagatctctctgtactttgcttcgttcatctttgcctcgatcctgactattctcccagtccctgttactgaaaaacatccccacagcatgatgctgccaccaccatgcttcaccgtagggatggtgccaggtttcctccagacgtgactcttggcattcaggacaaagagttcattcttggtttcatcataccagagaatcttgtttctcatggtctgagagtctttaggtgccttttggcaaactccaagcgggctgtcatgtgccttttactgaggtgtggcttccgtctggccacgctatcataaaggcctgaatggtggagtgctgcagaggtggtttcccttctggaaggtactcccatctccgcagaggaactctagagctctgtcagagttaccatcaggttcttgttcacctccctgaccaaggccattcccccccgattgctcagtttgcccgggcggacagctctaggaagagtcttggtggttccaaacttcttccatttaagaataatgtgggccactttgttcttggggactttcaatgctgcagacatttgttggtacccttccccagatctatgtcggcgctctacggacaattccttcgacctcatggcttggtttttgctctgacatgcactggcaactgtgggaccttaaatagacaggtgtgtgcctttccaaaacatgtgcaatcaattgaattcaccacaggtggacttcaatcaagttgtagaaacatctgaaggatgatcaatggaaacaggatgcacctgagctcaatttcgagtctcatagtaaagggtctaaatacttatgtaaataggtatttctgttttttatttgtaataaatgtgcaaaaatgttaaaacctgttttcgttttgtgattatggggtattgtgtgtagattgctatgGATTTGTATTAATttactccattttagaataaggctggaacgtaacaaaatgtgggaaaagtcaaggggtctgaatactattcgaaggcactgtatgaccTCTGGTCTCTCGTGGCTCCAGAAACAATGGCCTGTGGGAAGGTTCCTGTCCTGCACAGCAGCGCCTCGGAGAAGGGAGACGTCCCGTTGGACCCCCGTTCACGCATCGTGGGTGGAACAGAGTGCCCTAAGGGTCACTGCCCCTGGCAGGTACAGTATGAACCAGTGGCCTGAGCTCAGAGACAAAGCGGCGAACATGTTTATGTATCTGACGTAGAGGTGAAGTCTCTTTCCCCACGGTGTGTTTCTACAGGTGTTGTTAGTGAGAAATGGGAAGGGCTTTTGTGGAGGAGTCATCTACAAACCCACCTGGATCCTCACTGCCTCTCACTGCTTGGAGAATATCAAGGCCCAGCACCTGAAGGTGGTGGCAGGTATGGACTGTTTTTCTTTAGAAAAGAGTCAATACAGCGGTTGTGTGTTGAAGTCTGAGTTGTTTCAACCTTTTCTGCATGTACCCAGGTGAACACGACACAGAGAAAGACGAGGGTACGGAACAGACCATAGATGTGGCAGAGATCATCATGCACAACAGCTACGTGTCAGACACGGCGGACAGCGACATCGCTCTGCTACGTCTGAAGACTGCCATCACTATGACGCCTTTCGCCGTGCCCGTCTGCCTGCCCACCCGCTCGATGGCGGAGCGTGAGCTCTGGGCCATCAACCTCCACACGGTGAGTGGCTGGGGCCGGCGCAGCGAGAACGGCCCTACGTCACGTGTCCTCCGGCGGCTGGAGGTGCCACGTATACGTACCCAGGACTGCGTTGAGATGAGCGGTGTCACGCTAACGGCTAACATGTTCTGCGCCGGCTACATCGAGGGCAAGCAGGACTCCTGTAAGGGGGACAGCGGCGGACCACTGGTCACCCGCTACAGAGACACCACATTCCTTTTGGGTATCGTCAGCTGGGGAAAGGGATGCGCCCGGCCGGGGAACTACGGGATTTACACCCGCGTGTCCAACTACCTGGACTGGATCCACAACTACACGGCAGAGCAGCCGACAGCGCAGCCGCAGAACACCACGGCCACACTGCAAAACACCACGGCCAATCCAAATGCAGGCTTATAAGTGTCACAGAACAGGGGCAGTGCTGAGCCCAGTACCTTCTTGGGTTCAACTTGTAGTACATCTCTGAAACCATATTTGGCTTTCAGATTATAGTATTTATATTTATCATGTTTTGTTTCTCGTGCTTCAACTACACTTTCTAAAGTTTTTCTGTATGTTTGTTGATTTTATGGTTTGATTTCcctctcaattttttttattttttaataaacgCTTGATTGATGCCAAAGTAAATTGACCCTTCTGCTGTGTCATGATAACCATTAAGGCAAACTGACTCTTACGTAAGTTGGTGTTCAATTACAATGCATTGGCCATCTTAAAACAAAGCTGCTTCCATTCTGCTCAGACCCGGCAGGCTATTTTTGTATGTTATAAGAAAGAGGATAGCCACTGCATTATATGTTATGACCCCTATGCGGTTAGTTGGGCCAACAGGATTGAGGGTATAAATGTAATTTTGTATTATCAGGGAACAATCTTCTCAAACTAAGGCAATTTGATATGTATTTAGCAAAATACGACCAGAATAGTGGTAAACATATGAACACAAAAGCTGTCAGAATTGCTGAGTGTTGTAGCCGTTTCAAATATATTACATTAAAACACTGTTCTAGAAGCATCCACTGATGTCTAATTAACATGATATGCAATATGATTCTGTAAATTGTGTTAAAATGAAGAAATGTGATGTGAAACCTTCCCCGTATATTGCACCCTACTTGGAATCCCATTGGAATGTATAAGATCCAGCAAAGAGGTACAGGTTACCCAGGTTACACTTCATAATGAGTGTGTTGCACCCTACTTGGAATCCCATTGGAATGTATAAGATCCAGCAAAGAGGTACAGGTTACCCAGGTTACACTTCATAATGAGT containing:
- the f7l gene encoding coagulation factor VII; amino-acid sequence: MESSTTTDALKVKLSHLILLALCIPACTGLPGAPVFLSTQEASGVLHHQRSRRANSLLEELRLGDLERECLEEQCGYEEAREIFTLPEQLEEFWKSYSVVDQCESGPCLNGATCVGQVNTYICICLPGFDGRNCGQTLMNSYDGCLYRNGGCEHFCTEFPDLSHRCHCAPGYSLGNDSISCIPQVPFPCGRIVKTFRPGPRIVKGTICPKGECPWQVMLEYMNEYKCGGILLAPHWILTAAHCMWHTTASHWQVTVGEHNRAKKEGTEQVRRVTRMLIHPQYNHTSTDRDLSLLYLKREVVLGPFVVPVCLPALDGSFGRTLGAMRTSVVSGWGRLAQSGPPSTLLQRLEVPRVPLQECRTTGLNVTSNMLCAGFRDGKKDACQGDSGGPLVTRYKNTWFLTGVVSWGKGCAQEDVYGIYTRVSNFLDWINQTMATG
- the f7 gene encoding coagulation factor VII, translating into MWLHVLCLTLSFHCCHPASVFLARDQAHGLLIRPKRANTGWFEELKRGDLERECLEEKCSKEEAREVFEHEQATEEFWRNYNVQDSCQSDPCQNKGSCSSISASSYTCLCLPGFSGRNCELAFKAIPDSCLHENGGCEHFCEEEGGRRNCSCADGYFLGTDGQRCLTQETMACGKVPVLHSSASEKGDVPLDPRSRIVGGTECPKGHCPWQVLLVRNGKGFCGGVIYKPTWILTASHCLENIKAQHLKVVAGEHDTEKDEGTEQTIDVAEIIMHNSYVSDTADSDIALLRLKTAITMTPFAVPVCLPTRSMAERELWAINLHTVSGWGRRSENGPTSRVLRRLEVPRIRTQDCVEMSGVTLTANMFCAGYIEGKQDSCKGDSGGPLVTRYRDTTFLLGIVSWGKGCARPGNYGIYTRVSNYLDWIHNYTAEQPTAQPQNTTATLQNTTANPNAGL